One Hippoglossus hippoglossus isolate fHipHip1 chromosome 5, fHipHip1.pri, whole genome shotgun sequence genomic window carries:
- the LOC117761465 gene encoding beta-crystallin B3-like → MQCDGHNGRDRLAASTGFLLLWPEINHKYPRWPPPTRSPGLHTHTLTLRQTVKRDKTEERRRARLLRGAVKHKPSRGKMTEQQGTPDQLPAHKGQGGAGATYKLAVFEFENFRGKKVELSGECKDLWEKTQQVGSVIVEAGPWVGFERPGFAGEQYVLERGEYPRWSTWTNWINWQSTYSLSSFRPLKVDSADHKLHLFENTGFEGRKMEIVDDDVPSLWAYGFQDRVASAKVASGTWVGYRYPGYRGSQYVFEHGDFKHWNDWGATAPQIQSVRRVRDMQWHKKGCYIAPAPTPPNPNPNPNPEPEPKPKPNPNPNPNPTPTPNPKSQTQPQS, encoded by the exons ATGCAGTGTGACGGACACAATGGGCGCGACAGACTTGCTGCATCAACAGGCTTTTTGCTGCTGTGGCCAGAAATAAACCATAAATACCCCCGCTGGCCTCCACCGACCCGCTCGCCAGGCCTGCACACCCACACCCTCACACTGAGACAAACAGTAAAGAGAGATAAGACAGAGGAAAGACGGAGAGCAAGGCTCCTACGTGGTGCAGTGAAGCACAAGCCATCCag AGGTAAAATGACCGAACAGCAGGGAACCCCGGACCAGCTGCCTGCACATAAGGGCCAAGGAGGAGCCGGTGCAACATATAAG TTGGCAGTTTTTGAGTTTGAGAACTTTCGTGGGAAGAAGGTGGAGTTGTCTGGTGAATGTAAAGACTTGTGGGAGAAGACACAGCAAGTTGGCTCAGTCATCGTGGAGGCTGGACC GTGGGTTGGGTTTGAGCGTCCAGGTTTTGCAGGAGAGCAGTATGTGTTGGAGAGAGGAGAGTATCCTCGCTGGAGCACCTGGACCAACTGGATCAACTGGCAGAGTACCTACAGCCTGAGCTCATTCAGGCCCCTGAAAGTG GACAGTGCAGATCACAAGCTGCACCTCTTTGAGAACACAGGCTTTGAAGGCAGAAAGATGGAGATAGTTGATGATGATGTCCCCAGTCTGTGGGCATATGGTTTCCAGGACCGTGTGGCCAGTGCTAAGGTTGCCAGTGGAAC GTGGGTGGGATACAGGTATCCAGGCTACAGAGGGAGCCAGTACGTGTTTGAGCATGGAGACTTCAAGCACTGGAACGATTGGGGAGCCACTGCACCTCAAATCCAGTCCGTCCGACGTGTGCGGGACATGCAGTGGCACAAGAAAGGGTGCTACATTGCCCCTGCCCCTACGCCTCCCAACCCCAACCCCAACCCCAATCCCGAACCCGAACCCAAACCCAAACCcaatcctaaccctaaccctaatcccactcccactcccaaccccaaatcacaaacacaacccCAATCTTAA